The stretch of DNA aaaatgactttgttgattgttaatgtgtgcgccttcgcaaatcggacagaaaaattaccacaacatgttggtgccatgtcataacaccatgccaagtttcatgattttcaggcgtgttttggatttataggaattaaaaaaccaagtttctcaatctttccggccgagccatgacgcctagatgtttgaattccattcccatttcttgcacgggacctagaaattcacccaaggacacacatgtgattttttcATGCTTGTGTAAATTTAAACAATTATGTCACTGGCGcacaaagtttctgtttttcaacatgatcaaatcaactatcacccaacatgatcccaaaggctttgcttgtcccaaacactaaataaaacataaaaaacactatcataacaatagcataattgtgcaaacactcaagaatagaaagaaaaagtcaaaaataaattttattcattgggttatctcccaacaagcgctatcgttttacgcccctaggtaggcataaagcatagattcaagtattgtcatctttaATTATAGATCCATaggatgccctcatgattgatttatatggtggcttaattcttgttctagggaagtgttccattcCCTTTCTTAGTGGAATTGAAATTTAATATTGCCCTccttcatatcaatcacggcacctatagtgcgtaaaaatggtctaccaagtataattggacaagacggattgcaatcaatatcaaggaCAATAAAATCTATGGCCACATAATTCccatttgcaagaataagaacatcattaattcttcccaaaGGCTTTTCAATAGTAGAAttcgccaagtgcaaatttaaagagcaCTCTTCAATATTGGTAAGACcgagcacatcacataaagttttcgaaattgtggaaacactagcacccaagtcacataaagcaaaacactcataatttttaatcttgactttgatggTAGGTTCTCGttcatcatgtaattttctaggaattgagatctttaattccaacttttcttccaaagctttcatcataggatcaacaatatgtttagtgaaagctttattttgttcataagcatggggtgaatttatcatagatggcaacaaagaaatacaatcagtcaaagagcaattatcatagttaaagtctttgtaatccaaaatagtgggcacatcactagttaaagttttgacctctccaaacccacttttatcaattttttcatcaagattttcaccctccaaattattgggacgccttctaactaaattTGACTCTTCTTCAGTCCCTTTATCATCAATTTTAATCTTACTAAATAAGGAATCAATATAATAAACACCAATCACTTTAAAATTTCCATCATTTTTATGAAAGCAATGACTACAAAACGTTCTTTCTAAAAATTGTCTTTTAGCTCTATGCATAgtggttcttttcttactttcatccatagaaacatataaagctttaattgattcctcaaccttaggcacaaaaTTTTTCAActtcatgagaaattctatcaatgcttctagacatgtcatcaatcttattcaacttttcttctatcaTATTATTGAAAACCTTTTGAgcattgataaattctttaatattattctcaagaccAGAGGTGttactattattattataagaaggattaccataggaaccaccataattattagaggaatttctAGGAAAAGGcttaggattaaaattacctctataagcattgttattaaAATTGTTTCGCGAGACAAAATTCATATCTAAGGGATCACTatttttctcaatcaaagtagacaaagacacatcattaagatcaataagagcacttttattagcaaccaatttcataagagcatcaactttttcactcaacgtactaatttcttcaaccgaattaattttcttactagtaggtgctctttcggtatgccattgtgaatattTTGCCATAGTATTGTCTAGAAATTTAGTGGATTCACCCAAAGTaattccataaaagtaccacccacggcggaatctaaaagatttttctagaaacaaaattcaatccagcataaaaaatttgtatgatcatcaaagatttaaaccatgagtaggacaattTCTTAGCATTAATTTCATTCTTTCCCAAGATTACACAACATGTTCATtctcaagttgcttaaaattcatgatctgagttctaagggaaataattttcacaggcggaaaatacttagtaataaaagcatctttgcacttatcccgaaaatcgatactattgcgaggcaaagaaggaaaccaaatttttgcacgatctcgcaaagaaaacagaaataatttcaacttcacaatatcattgtccacatcttttttcttttgcatatcacacaattCTACGAACGTGTTTAGATGGGATGcagcatcctcattaggagtacttTCATAACAAGATTTAACAAAGCGACATTAATATCGCAAgattccgcactagtggcgggacgagcaatcagagtgctaataaaatcattattattggtattggaaaaatcacatgACTTGGTGTTTTCTTGAGTCATCATGACTACGCAAACATGATTGCACACAAAAACATATTTGATGATAAAACGACAAACGAAAAAGAggacgaataaaacggcaaatttttgtgaagtgggggagataaaaacgagaggcaaatggaaaataatttAAATTGCAAGGatatgagatttgtgattaggaaccttatagatgttgatgatgtctccccgacaacggtgccagaaatcctttcTTGATGGCTCATGTCCGCGTCagtatttccccgaagaggaagggataatGCAACACAACCACGGTAGGTATTTACCTCAATTATGAAACaaaggttattgaaccagtaggagaatcaAGCAACAGTATTTAaatggtacctgcacacaaagaacaaatacttgcaacccgacgcgtaaaaggggttgtcaatccctctcgGGTAAAAGATAGTTTGGTTTGTATGATTTTGGGTAAATAGATCTCacaataaaaaaaataaaataaaaaaagaaaatgggcagcaaggtatttttgggtttttagaataataaatctgaaaataaaagcaaataaaaatagatctcaaagcaaatatgataaggaataacccgggggccgtagatttcactagtggcttctctcgagaaaactAGCctacggcgggtaaacaaattaatgTTGGGCTATTGATAGAACTTccaataattatgatgatatccaggcaatgatcattatataggcatcacgtccaagattagtagaccgactcctgcctgcatctactactattactccacacatcgaccgctatccaacatgcatctagtgtattaagttcatggagaaatagagtaatgcaataagaacgatggcatgatgtagacaagatctattcatgtaggaatagaccccatcttgttatccttaatagcaataatcaatacgtgtcttgctgccccttctgtcaccgggaaagaacaccgcacgaccgaacccatcacaaagcacctcttcccatggcaagaaatatcgatctagtcggcctaactaaaccaaagattcaaagaagaagtacaaggctataaataatcatgcacataagagatcaaaactcaaataactttcatggataaaatagatctgatcataaactcaaagttcatcggatcccaacaaacacaccgcaaaaagagttacatcaaatagatctccaagagaccattgcattgagaatcaaaagagagagaggaagccatctggctactaactacggacccgtaggtctacaatgaagtACTCACGCAttatcgaagaggcaccaatgaggatgatgaacccctccgtgatggtgtctagattggatctggtggttttggAACTTGCGACGACTGGAATtgtatttcgtcgactcccctagggtttttggattttggggtatttatagatcAAAGAGGTGGTGCGGGGGGTGGCCGAGGTGGGCACAACACCAAGCGCTCCCAGTggggttgtgctcccctcagagCCCCCCTTTcgtacttctttggcccaacatgtgtcttctgatccagaaaaaatctccaaaaagtttcgctgcgtttggactccgttcggTGTTGATTTTGtgcaaagtaaaaaacaagcaaaaatagcaactggcactgggcactatgtcaataggttagtcccaaaaaatgatataaagttgctataaaatgattctAAACAttaagaatgataatataacaacatggaacaagcaaaaattatatatacgttggagatgtTGCACTAAGCAGCGTCTGCTGCTGAGGCTATGCGGTGGACAACCAACGATTAACTAAAACAAAACACTGCGGCTAAAAaaagaaaaccgatcggtttaaAAGAAAACCCGCGGTTAACCACGTACCAGTTTGATAACAAAAAAACGAAACCTAATCTAATCTTAGCCGTTGGATTATGATCTAACAGACGTGGGATGGGGTGGTGGCTCACAATGGGTCAACAGCGATGATGAGGACGACGGTGCGGGGCTCATCGTCGAACGGGCGACGATCTCCGGCGACAGCGAAGTGGACGGGGAGGTGCGGCGCGTCGAGGGAATCACGAAGGTGGCGGTGGAGGGCCTCAGGGCGTCGGGGTCGAGCAAGACGAACgcggcggagctccggcgatGGCTCGGGTCGAGCGTTAGGGCGTCTCCGGCAAGACCTAGTGCACGAAAAGATGTCAAAATGTCGCGTGGACACGAGCATTCGATTGACAAAGAAAACGGGGGCCAGGGTGGCTTACGGGCGACGAAATGCTCCGACAAGGTCGGCTCGGCCGGTGAGATGCGAACGGCGACGACGAGCGTTGCGAGCGGTGTGGGGAGAAGCGGGATGATAAAATCGAGAGAGGGCGTCCCGAGGTTTATATAGGCGAGGCTAGGGGCGTTGGGAGCGGCGGATAAGCCCTATCTGCGAGGGAGGCGGCCGACCGGTTCGGGAGCGCGGGCGTGGCATGCTCTATCCTGAGCAGGATGTTGGGAATAGGCTGGGCCCCACCTCTCGGCGAGTGCGGGCGAGCGAGGGAGGAGCGGCGGCCGGTGCGGAGCGTTTCGGCGCGGGTGCAGGTCGTGGGCTGAAATGGCCAACTGGGCCGGTCGGGTGTGGcgctgtgtgtgtgtgtgttttaaAGCATAGAACTGTTGAGGCCCAAATCAaaaccaaactaacttataaaaATACCAGAAAGTTCCTAAAATCATTATATATAATATAGAGCATAGTGAACATTTTGTTCTTCTCAAATAATTTTTAAAATAATTTTCTAATGCAATAAATGCATTTTTgccaataaaaataattatcaaATAAACTTGAAAACTCCAAATAATATTGTAATACTTTTCCCAATTCTTTTAtatttgaggaagtcattttatcctctctctctcttatttttCTTGAGTGGAAAAATATTTGAATAATTCAAAAAACTccaaaatgcaataaatcatGAGATGCAATGATGATTCTATTAACATCAAAATTTAATAAAATTGAGATGTTACACAGGTTCTTCAGAGGCGACGCTGCGCGTCGGCCAACGACGGATAATAAGAAAATATTTGCCATCGATCATTAGACAGACACGTTAATGGCCGTTCGATCTACCCATGTATGCATTCATCCCTTTGCAACAAGAATGGTGTTGCAGAAGGCCTTCTGCAACAAGATGCTTGTTGCAATCACCACAAAGCATTTATTTTTCTTCTGAAAAATCTTTGCAACAAGAATGGTGTTGTAGAAGGCCTTATGCAACAAGATGCTTGCTGCAATCACCACAAAGCATTTATTTTTCTTCTGAAAAATCTTTGCAACAAAGGTAATATTACAAAAAAAATTGCAGCAGAGGATGTGTTGCACTGTAATTTTTGTAACAGAACTTGTGTCATAGAAAACTTTTTGCAACATCAAACATGTTGCAGAGAACATTCTAGTGGTAACTACATGCAGCTTGTCGGAGAAGCTCGTTGGCGTGCTTGCCGGCGCCAAGCGATGGTGGCGACGGTCAAAGCAGCACGGGAAGGCGACAACTTGACGGGGGAGTTCAGTATCACTGGTTGCACGCCTTGCAACAACATGCAGCTCACCAGAGAAGCTCGTCAGTGGGCATGCTAGTTGGAGGTGAGCACCGATGGTGGCAGTCAGAGCAACACGGTGAGGTGGTCACTCGACGGGTTTAGGGCAGTCAAAGCAGTGCAAGGAGGCGGCGGACTCAACGAAAGCTTGGCAGGAGCTCGAGAGGCGACTTGTCTATAGGATGCAGATCCTGCAACAGAGTCATTCTGATGAGAGAGATTGCAACAATAACCCAGTTAAAAAAAATTGTACTGGTGGCCATGGGGCACGTTGCATCTTGCATGCAGAGAAAGCGGAGGACGTGAAGCTGCGATCTGCCGGGTGATTTATCGCCTTTCCCATAATTATTTACAAGTTTTTAGCAAACAAttttagagcaactccaatgagACGATCCATTTCGTTCGCCCATATCCGTTTAGATCCATGCGGATAAAAACAACTACCCAACGTGCGGATCCATTTCCATTTTACGTCCGCTTTGTGTCCGCGCGGACCCATTTCGGCCTTAAATTTGGGTTGCATTTGGGTTCGCGGCGGATACAAAGCGGACGCTTTGTGCGTGCTCCTCGTCCGCTCCGTCTGTTGCATGCGAGGTATGGCCTACCTGTCACAGGCTCACTTCTCTGTCCTCCTTTTTTCTGTAGTGGTCCATCACCCACGCACCACATCTCGTCCCACACTGTGCTCCTCGCCGGCGCCTGGAACTACTCCTCGCAGGCACCCGCAGCTACTCCTCGTCGGCGCCCGTCCCCCGTCCCCTGCCGGAGCTACTCTGCCCAGGCCTTGCCCTGCACCGCCGCCGCACGCGCTCGCCCTGCACCGCCGCTGCACGCGCCGCGCGCCACCGCGCTCGCCCCGCACGCGCCGCGCGCCACCACCGCACGCGCCCCCGCCATCGCGCTCgtcctgcgccgccgccgcacgcgccccgccccgctgctcaccctgcgccgccgccgcacgcgcCCCCCGCCACCGCGCTCGTCCTGCGCTGCCGCCACGCGCCCCGCACCGCTGCCGCACGCGCCCCGGTAGCCCCGCTCGCCATGCACCGCCGCACTCGCGCCGCGTGGTGGCCGTGGTGCAGCTCCGGGACCCCCCGCGCACATCCAAACCGCGGGTACGGCGAGCTCGCGGGCACCACGTCGGGCGCGACAGGACACGGAAGCGAGCGTGCAGGCGGTTGGACGCGGGCGCGGCGGCGCGCACAGCAGGACGCAGGCGCAGGCACGACGTGGTAGCAGGTCAGCGCGGGGTGCGCGGGCGGCGGATACGGGCAAGGCAGGATGCGGGCGGGGCGGCGGGCATGGCGGCGAGCACGGCGAGTACGGCGCCCATCAGGTGTTTGTTGAAATGTCGGGACGTACATGTCCAAAATGGGTCCGCACCTCATTGGGCACATCAGCTGACCCAAATACAAAAGTGGATACGGATGTCCGTTTGGCCAATTCAAACGGACAAAAAGCGGACAAAATCCGCGTCTGTTTGGGTCTTCCCGTTGGAGTTGCTTTTAGAGTTTAGTTTGGGCCTCCCTAAAAAAAGAGTTTATTTCGGGCCTCGGGTGGGCGCCCAGTTCCAACAGGCCCGGTATGCGCAGAATAATCCATTAACCGAATCTGACATTCACGGCCTGATACATCGGCCCGTAGCGGAGGAGCCTCGTACAGTCCTTCTCTCCTCCTCTCCCCCCATTCACTCCATCGACGAAGCGCACGGAGGGTAACTGCACAGGAGGAAACCGGCGAAGGACGCGGCGGCGGTTCCGGGCGTGGACATGGACGAGAAGACGCAGGATAAAGTGGAGGCGGCGGTGCTGGAGATCCTGCGGGGTTCCGACATGGAGTCCCTGACGGAGTACAAGgtccgcaccgccgccgccgaccgcctcGGCGTCGACCTCGACCTCCCCCTCCACAAGCGCTTCGTGCGGCGCCTCGTGGAGGACTACCTCAAGTCCCTCGCCGAAGAAGAAGACGAGAAGCAGAAGGACGGCTCCCGCAAGGAGGGGAAAAAGAAACAGCAGCgtcaggaggaggaggaagtgcaggaagaggatgaggagaaggagggggaagcagaggaggaggaggaggacaaggGAGGTGAAGGAAAGAAGGAGTTCGACGATAATGGAGACCTCATCCTCTGCCGCGTGAGTTCAACTTTTCTCGCCTAAACAATGCTAGGGTTTTGTGCCGGGGCTAGGGTTTACGGTGCGATTTGTTTGCGCTTGCAGCTGTCGAAGAACAGGAGGGTGACGCTGCAGGAGTTCAAGGGCAGAACGCTGGTGTCGATCCGCGAGTACTACTTCAAGGACGGCAAGGAACTGCCCACCTCCAAAGGTGCTGCAAATCTCACAATTTTTCTTGAGCTCGAGGATTGGATTTCTGATTGAATCCCAGATTTGAATGTTTGTTTTTGCTCAGTTCGAATGGCCATTCGTCTTGGTATATTCACAGTTATGGCAAACCCGCTAGTCACGGCGACCTTGCAGCAATGTCGATTTGGTTGGGTTTTGTTTCAGGTTTCAGTCTTCGCAGGAAAGAGTGCATCA from Triticum urartu cultivar G1812 chromosome 3, Tu2.1, whole genome shotgun sequence encodes:
- the LOC125544439 gene encoding RNA polymerase II transcriptional coactivator KELP, which gives rise to MDEKTQDKVEAAVLEILRGSDMESLTEYKVRTAAADRLGVDLDLPLHKRFVRRLVEDYLKSLAEEEDEKQKDGSRKEGKKKQQRQEEEEVQEEDEEKEGEAEEEEEDKGGEGKKEFDDNGDLILCRLSKNRRVTLQEFKGRTLVSIREYYFKDGKELPTSKGMSMTVEQWETFSKSVPAIEDAIKTLGESD